Part of the Zygotorulaspora mrakii chromosome 2, complete sequence genome, AGTGTCGTCAAGAATGTAAACGTTCATGTCCGGTGGTCAAGACGGGTAAACTGTGTATCGAAGTATTGCCAACTTCGAAAATTGCCTTCATCTCCGAGATTTTGTGTATCGGTTGTGGTATTTGTGTGAAGAAGTGTCCTTTTGGTGCGATCAACATTATCAATCTGCCTACTAATTTGGAGGCACACGTGACGCATCGTTATTCTGCTAATAGTTTCAAATTGCATAGATTACCAACTCCAAGACCTGGTCAGGTTCTTGGTCTTGTTGGTACCAATGGTATCGGTAAGTCTacagctttgaaaattctaGCGGGGAAACAGAAGCCAAATTTGGGACGTTATGATGATCCACCAGAATGGCAAGAGATTATCAAGTATTTCCGTGGGTCTGAATTGCAAAACTACTTTACGAAGATGCTGGAAGATGACATCAAGGCCATTATCAAACCACAATACGTTGATAATATTCCTCGTGCGATCAAAGGACCTATACAAAAAGTTGgtgaaattttaaaattgaGAATGGAAAGATCTCAGGATGAGGTTAAATACTTTATCAAAATCATGGATTTACAGAACGTTTTGAACAGAGAGATTAGTAAATTGTCGGGTGGTGAGTTGCAAAGATTTGCCATTACTATGTCTTGCGTTCAAAAGGCCGACGTTTATATGTTTGATGAGCCATCTTCATATTTGGATGTTAAACAACGTCTCAACGCTGCTTTAGTCATTCGATCTTTATTGGACCCTCAAACGTACGTTATTTGTGTGGAGCATGATTTATCTGTTTTGGATTATTTGTCCGATTTTGTTTGTATTATTTATGGTGTCCCATCAGTCTATGGTGTTGTTACATTACCTTCCTCTGTTAGAGAAGGtatcaatattttcctTGATGGTCATATTCCATCAGAAAATCTAAGATTCAGAACTGAAGCGTTACAATTCAGATTAGCTGATGCTAACGATGATCTAAGGGACGATGCGACTCGTGATTATTCGTATCCTGCAATGAAACGTACTCAAGGTGATTTCGTTTTAAATGTTGAATCTGGTGAGTTTTCtgattctgaaattttagTTATGATGGGTGAAAATGGTACTGGTAAGACAACTTTAATTAAATTGCTAGCCGGTGTTATTGAAGCGGACGATGGTCAAAAAGTTCCAAAACTAAACGTGTCAATGAAGCCACAAAAGATTGCACCAAAATTTCCAGGTACCGTGAGacaattatttttcaaaaagatcagaggtcaatttttgaacccACAGTTTCAAACCGATGTTGTTAAACCTTTGAAGATTGATGATATCATCGACCAAGAAGTTCAACATTTATCTGGTGGTGAATTACAAAGAGTTGCCATTGTATTGGGCTTGGGTATCCCAGCTGATATCTATTTGATTGATGAACCTTCTGCTTATTTGGATTCCGAACAACGTATTATATGTTCTAAAGTTATCAGAAGATTTATTCTGCATAACAAGAAAACAGCCTTTATTGTTGAGCACGATTTCATCATGGCAACTTATTTAGCTGATAAAGTTATCGTTTTCGAAGGTCAACCATCAAAGAATGCATTTTCAGGGTCACCAGAATCTCTGTTGACAGGTTGTAATagattcttgaaaaatttaaatgTTACCTTTAGAAGAGACCCAAATTCGTTCAGACCAAGAATTAATAAACTTGATTCTCAAATGGACAAAGAGCAAAAGTTATCTGGTAATTATTTCTTCCTGGATAATGTCAACGTTTAAGAACCTTACTGGGCACGACACGTCTAAACCGATTCTGAAAGTGATAATCTCAAAGTGACGAAAGAGTAATGTACATCTTTCCCGCTTGAATTTGTCTTTTGATCAGGATTTCGATATATTTCACTACTAGTGGCGCCATTCACAAATTAATAAAACGATGCGCCGTCATCGTGTACAGTAGTTGCATTTCTCGATATATTTTCCTCCATATTATCGGATGTATAGATATGTATAATATATAGATATGcattatttattatttgagTTTCTCTGTGTGTGATACATGCCACTAGATGATTGTATTATAAAAagtcttcaatttctctttttatgTTTGGCCCTTCTCAGGTTAATTTTAACATGTTTTtgttgacaaaaaaatgaaaatcaCTCAATAAAATGATATGCATATATACAGGCTTGCAAAAGAGCTAAACCACTTCACGGCACTCGACCTGCTACCAAGTATCTACGGTTTAGGTCTATACAGATATGACGAGGACTGAGGGCCTGTATGTACTGGGATATGGATCTTTAATTTATAAGCCGCCGCCGCACTACACACACAGGATCTTAGCGATAATTCACGGTTTTGTGCGCAGGTTTTGGCAGAGCTCAACAGATCATAGAGGAGTACCAGCGCTGCCAGGCAGAGTTGCAACGTTGGTATCCTATGAGGATATAGTAAGAACTCCTGCGTTTATGCGTGATCTGCAATTGCATGACAAGATCAGCGATATTCAGGGTCCTGATGATCTAACTACAATCGGAGTAGTGTATTACATTCCGCCGGAACATGCAGATGAAGTAAGAAGGTATCTTGACGTAAGGGAGCAGGGTGGGTATACGCAGCATGAAGTGAATGTTCATCTCGAGACGTCTCCTGATCAGGAGGGCGAATTAGAACATTTGTTGCAAGAGTTACCATCACACCCAAAGTCCGCCAGAAAGATTCTGCAAACTACTGTATACATTGGAACGATTGATaatgtttcttttgtcGGTCAAGAAGACATAAAATCCACAGCACGAACAATATCTAAGGCCAAGGGACCTAGTGGCACAAACTATGCGTATTTGAAGATGCTGCACAATGCCCTGGAACAGATGCCAATATTTCACAACAATACCCGTGTAAATGATCTTTACCTGGAGAGCCTATTAAGACAGGTCGAATCTCTAGAACAGGAGGAGTCATGTTGATGGCTTTTCTTATATTTTCGTCGGTTGACGTTCTTcaggtttttttttcattttcatcacttaGAATGAATCATTTCCGAAAATTCTGATATTCAGCAATGCGATCTTGATTGCACAAAAGTTATGATCTATTTATGATAGACTTTCAGTGATTGATCAAAGGGTACCAGTAATGATATCTGAAAGAGCTGCCACTGCGTTGGCTACAGTTGGTACAGTATGCTGGTGTATTCAACTGATACCACAAATATGGTATAATTGGAGGAGGAAGGATTGTACGGGGTTACCACCAATTATGATGTTATTGTGGGTTGTCTCTGGTATTCCATTTGCAATATATTTTTGCGTTAGTGAGGGAAATATAACTTTGCAAGTACAACCACATcttttcatgtttttttgtttgatcAGTTTCGTTCAGTCGTGCTATTACCCCCCAGTCCGCATGACTCGTTGGAAAATAATTGCGGTGCTAGTTGCCTTCGGTGCTGTAGATATTGGAATGGAGATTGGTTTCATATTATGGCTTCGTCCTCTCTATCGGAAGGGTATCCATTGGCCGGCTTTAATTTTTGGTATTCTTGCATCTATTTTCCTGGCGTGTGGTTTGATACCACCCTACATTGAGCTAGCTAAGAGAAACGGTCGTGTTGTCGGTATtaattttatctttttgcTTATAGATTCTATGGGAGCTTGGCTATCGATTGTGAGTGTTATCTTGGGTAACATGGACATTATGGGTATCGTTTTATATTGCATCGTGGCGGCGCTGGAACTAGGAATATTTATCTCGCACTTTGTTTGGTGGTGTAGATTTAGACGGTCAGGCAGCTGTGATGTGCCAGATGAGAAAGTTTATGAAAGCAATGATCACGacaaaaatgcaattgagAATAATGGTGCCGCCAGTATATCTAGGCCCCGCGCATCAGATGCGACctacgatgatgatgatgatgatgattacCATAGTGTAATAGGGGAGCAAAACATTGGTGCTTCAAGGATGCTTCGTGCAGTTCATGGTGTGAGTTTGCAGAGGGATGTCCTAACATATGGTGAGATCGAGAGCAATGAGCAGACGTGAAATTCCATCAAGGTAAAATGtcgaagaaaaaaaatactttatattatattttttaactCAACTACTTATTTATATACTTATCTAACAATTGTAGGTAGGGTTTATGATTGTATATGCAAGCTTTTTAACCTTTTGCTAGAGATGACttaaatatgaaaaaagtatttttgTCACATACGAATT contains:
- the RLI1 gene encoding Fe-S cluster-binding ribosome biosynthesis protein (similar to Saccharomyces cerevisiae RLI1 (YDR091C); ancestral locus Anc_8.227), with amino-acid sequence MSSKNTRIAIVSEDKCKPKKCRQECKRSCPVVKTGKLCIEVLPTSKIAFISEILCIGCGICVKKCPFGAINIINLPTNLEAHVTHRYSANSFKLHRLPTPRPGQVLGLVGTNGIGKSTALKILAGKQKPNLGRYDDPPEWQEIIKYFRGSELQNYFTKMLEDDIKAIIKPQYVDNIPRAIKGPIQKVGEILKLRMERSQDEVKYFIKIMDLQNVLNREISKLSGGELQRFAITMSCVQKADVYMFDEPSSYLDVKQRLNAALVIRSLLDPQTYVICVEHDLSVLDYLSDFVCIIYGVPSVYGVVTLPSSVREGINIFLDGHIPSENLRFRTEALQFRLADANDDLRDDATRDYSYPAMKRTQGDFVLNVESGEFSDSEILVMMGENGTGKTTLIKLLAGVIEADDGQKVPKLNVSMKPQKIAPKFPGTVRQLFFKKIRGQFLNPQFQTDVVKPLKIDDIIDQEVQHLSGGELQRVAIVLGLGIPADIYLIDEPSAYLDSEQRIICSKVIRRFILHNKKTAFIVEHDFIMATYLADKVIVFEGQPSKNAFSGSPESLLTGCNRFLKNLNVTFRRDPNSFRPRINKLDSQMDKEQKLSGNYFFLDNVNV
- the GCG1 gene encoding gamma-glutamylcyclotransferase (similar to Saccharomyces cerevisiae YER163C; ancestral locus Anc_8.226) — translated: MTRTEGLYVLGYGSLIYKPPPHYTHRILAIIHGFVRRFWQSSTDHRGVPALPGRVATLVSYEDIVRTPAFMRDLQLHDKISDIQGPDDLTTIGVVYYIPPEHADEVRRYLDVREQGGYTQHEVNVHLETSPDQEGELEHLLQELPSHPKSARKILQTTVYIGTIDNVSFVGQEDIKSTARTISKAKGPSGTNYAYLKMLHNALEQMPIFHNNTRVNDLYLESLLRQVESLEQEESC
- the ILT1 gene encoding Ilt1p, which encodes MISERAATALATVGTVCWCIQLIPQIWYNWRRKDCTGLPPIMMLLWVVSGIPFAIYFCVSEGNITLQVQPHLFMFFCLISFVQSCYYPPVRMTRWKIIAVLVAFGAVDIGMEIGFILWLRPLYRKGIHWPALIFGILASIFLACGLIPPYIELAKRNGRVVGINFIFLLIDSMGAWLSIVSVILGNMDIMGIVLYCIVAALELGIFISHFVWWCRFRRSGSCDVPDEKVYESNDHDKNAIENNGAASISRPRASDATYDDDDDDDYHSVIGEQNIGASRMLRAVHGVSLQRDVLTYGEIESNEQT